ccctccaggtgtctccacccccttccaggtatctccaggtgtctcccccccaccaggtgtctccacccccttccaggtgtctccaccccctccaggtgtctccaccccctccaggtgtcttcacccccctccaggtgtttccacccccttccaggtgtctccaccccctccaggtgtctccacccccctccaggtgtcttcacccccctccaggtgtttccacccccttccaggtgtctccaccccctccaggtgtctccaccccctcaccaggtgtctccacccccaccaggtgtctccacccccttccaggtgtctccaccccctccaggtgtctccacccctcaccaggtgtctccacccccaccaggtgtctccacccccttccaggtgtctccacccccctccaggtgtctccaccccccaccaggtgtctccacccccaccaggtgtctccacccccttccaggtgtctccaccccccaccaggtgtctccaccccctccagctgtcacccatcttccccattatcccctgtgtatttatacctgtgttctctgtttgtctgttgccagttaatTTTGTTATGTCTAGCCAACTAGTGTTTTTCCGCTTTGCACCTGTCtttctctagttcctgttttcaAGTTTTCCTGGTTTTGACAATTCTGTCtgccctgagcctgagcctgagcctgagcctgatcctgatcctgagcctgctctgaccctgaccctgaccctgaccctgaccctgaccctgaccctgagcctgatcctgagcctgcccctgcccctgatcctgatcctgatcctgatcctgatcctgagcctgagcctgagcctggccctgaccctgaccctgatcctgatcctgatcctgatcctgatcctgaccctgatcctgatcctgatcctgatcctgatcctgatcctgaccctgaccctgatcctgatcctgatcctgatcctgatcctgaccctgatcctgatcctgatcctgatcctgaccctgatcctgatcctgatcctgatcctgatcctgaccctgatcctgagcctgccctgaccctgatcctgagcctgccctgaccctgagcctgagcctgagcctgaccctgagcctgccctgaccctgagcctgcctgccgttctgtacctttcggactctgctATGGATTACTGGCCTCTGCttgcctgccccccccccccagttttgtaataaacttttgttacttcgaaacTGTCTACATCTAGGTCTTCCTCTGAGCTTTGCCAATGTCTAACCTTGCCAAGAGTCTTCACTGTTCAACACTCAAATGTATTTCCTGTTGGCTCAGTGGTAGTGTGACATCTTTgggagatatacacacacacacacacacacacacacacacacacacacacacacacacacacacacacacacacacacacacacacacacacacacacacacacacacacacacacacacacacacacacacacacacacacacacacacacacacacacagctctcagaCCCAATGTCACACGAACATGAAGCTAAGCACAGGAATACCCTCAGACCCAATGACACAGGGAATAggatgaacacacacagacacacacacacacacacagacacactcaaacacgtacacaaacacatgtttgttttactctacttgtggggaccaaacaattgtaatcctattttccttaaccCCTAAAACGAACCCTTAACCAAACTCGAATTCTGAGCCTGAAGTAGcccttttccttgtggggacttgaggcaaaatgtccttgttttattATCCtcgtgaggacttctggtccccgcAAGAATAGTaaatccaaacacacacacacacacacacacacacacacacacacacacacacacacacacacacacacacacacacacacacacacacacacacacacacacacacacacacacacacacacacacacacacacacacacacacacacacacacacaccaatttctCAGAAACGTAAAAATATTACATGCCAGAACATCTGAGTCATCACTCAAACTAACCTAGGGGCatcgaagaaaaaaaaaacaccacacacacacacacacacacacacacacacacacacacacacacacacacacacacacacacacacacacacacacacacacacacacacacacacacacacacacacacacacacacacacacacacacacacactgagaatgaGGTCCTGCTTATTTTGTCTCTTTCTGAAAAGTAGCTCTCGAAAAAGAGAGTtaggaagacaggcaggcagacagacagacagacagacagacagacagacggacagacggacacggacagacggacagacggacagacggacagacggacagacggacagacagacagacagacagacagacagacagacagacagacagacagacagacagacagacagacagacagacagacagacagacagacagacagacagactatataaAAGCTACCTACCGACAGCGAGGTTAGCTATGAAGAAGTTAGTCACGGTCCTCAGCGTCTTGAAGCGATACACCACGTATATGACCAGAGAGTTCCCCACTACTCCTagtagtataatggtactgtaggCCAGGATTAAAACCACCTGGACCCCTACTAGCTTAGTACTGTCTCCCAGTCCTGCCAGAGAGCTGTCCCCATACCCCCCCACCCCGGGACCGTACCCCCCCAAGTCTCCCAAATCCAGGAGGGGGGTGTCTGCGTAGAGGGGCGGGAGGGGCGGGAGGGGCGACGAATCTTCCGTGGTGGGGTCGTCAATGCCGGGGTCGTAGTCACGGTAACCGAGGTAAAGGTCGTTGCCGTGGGGACCGGCGTCGGAAAAGAGAAGGGATGCATCTTGGGAGATGTTGGCTGGAGAGAGGTAATCCATTTTTCCGGCTACTAGTCACATGTCCTTCCCCCTGTCCGTCCGAGGCACACACACGGaaatgtgtagagagagagaggctctgcaAAAGGAAGATGAGAAAGGCAAAGTGGAAATGAGTgttcaaattccatgtgactgacaggcacgcacgtacgcacacacacacacacacacacacacacacacacacacacacacacacacacacacacacacacacacacacacacacacacacacacacacacacacacacacacacacacacacacacacacacacacacacacacacacacacacacacacacacacgcacacacgcacgcaccctTGCTGTCTccgcctggccggttcccctctttccactgggattctctgcctctaaccctattacaggggccgagtcactggcttactggtgctctttcatgccatccctaggaggggtgggTCACTTGAGTGGgatgagtcactgacgtgatcttcctgtctgggttggcgccccaccCTTGGGTTTATGCCAtgagggagatctttgtgggctatactcggccttgtctcaggatgttaAGTTGTTGGTTGGAGATATCCTTCTAGTggtatgggggctgtgctttggaaaaatgggtggggttatatccttcctgtttggccctgtccgggggtgtcttcagatggggccatagtgtctcctgacccctcctgtctcagactccagtatttatgttgcctgtgtgaatttaagtatgctctctctaatactttctctctctttctctctttctttcttactttctctctctctcccagaggacctgagccctgactCCCTGGCTtgttgactccttgctgtccccagtccaccttggccgtgctgctccagtttcaactgccttattattattcgatcatgctggtcatttatgaacatttgaacatcttggccatgttctgttataatctccacccggcacagccagaagaggactggccaccccacatagcctggttcctctctaggtttctaatctccacccggcacagccagaagatgactagccacccctcagagcctggttcctctctaggtttcttcctaggttctggcctttctagggagtttttcctagccaccgtgcttctacacctgcattgcttgctgtttggggttttaggctgggtttctgtacagcactttgagatatcagctgatgtaagatggGATTTATAAATACAATTGATTGAAATTGGATTGTAACAGACTGTCACTGTGGTTGGGTGGTAATATGTTGAGACAGTCACTGTGGTTGGGTGGTCATATGTTGAGACAGTCACTGTGGTTGGGTGGTAATATGTTGAGACAGTCACTGTGGTTGGGTGGTAAAATGTAGAGACAGTCACTGTGGTTGGGTGGTAATATGTTGAGACAGTCACTGTGTTGGGTGGTAATTTCACTGTGGTTGGGTGGTAATATTTTGAGACAGTCACtgtatttttatttagtttaactttattaatgtttatttaaccagcaagtcagttaagaacaaattcttattttcaatgaaggaacagtgggtgaactgccttgttcaggggcagaaccacagatttgtaccttcggttacgagtccaacactccaaacactgagatacgctgccgcccctagactctaaccactacactctaaccactacactctaaccactgggatacgctaccacccctagactctaaccactacactctaaccactacactctaaccactacactctaaccactctactagactctaaccactaccaCTCTAACCACACTAcgctaaccactacactctaagactctaaccactacaccctacactctaaccactgggatactaaccactgggatacgttaccacccctacactctaaccactacactctaaccaatacactctaaccactacactctaaccactacactctaaccactgggatacgctgccacccctacactctaaccactacactctaaccactacactctaaccactacactctaaccactacactctaaccactgggatacgctaccacccctacactctaaccactacactctaaccaatacactctaaccactacactctaaccactacactctaaccactgggatacgctgccgccctaaccactctaaccactacactctaaccactacactctaaccactacactctaaccactgggatacgctaccacccctacactctaaccactacactctaaccaatacactctaaccactacactctaaccactacactctaaccactgggatacgctaaccaccacccctacactctaaccactacaatctaaccactacactctaaccactacactctaaccactacactctaaccactgggatacgctaccacccctacactctaaccactacactctaaccaatacactctaacccctacactctaaccactacactctaaccactgggatacgctgccgcccctacactctaaccactacactctaaccactacactctaaccactacactctaaccactgggatacgctaccacccctacactctaaccactacactctaaccactacactctaaccactgggatacgctaccacccctacactctaaccactacactctaaccactacactctaaccactacactctaaccactacactctaaccactgggatacgctaccacccctacactctaaccactacactctaaccactacactctaaccactgggatacgctaccacccctacactctaaccactacactctaaccactacactctaacccctacactctaaccactacactctaaccactacactctaaccactgggatacgctaccacccctagactctaaccactacactctaaccactacactctaacccctacacactaaccactacactctaaccactacactctaaccactacactctaaccactgggatacgctaccacccctacactctaaccactacactctaaccactacactctaaccactacactctaaacactgcactctaaccactacactctaaccactacactctaaccactacactctaaccactacactctaaccactgctcTCTAAccactgcactctaaccactacactctaaccactgggatacgctaccacccctacactctaaccactacactctaaccactacactctaaccactacactctaaccactacactctaaccactgggatacgctaccacccctacactctaaccactacactctaaccactacactctaaccactacactctaaccactacactctaaccactacactctaaccactacactctaaccactgggatacgctaccacccctacactctaaccactacactctaaccactgggatacgctgccgcccctagactctaaccactgggatacgctaccacccctagactctaaccactacactctaaccactacactctaaccactacactctaaccactacactctaaccactgggatacgctaccacccctagactctaaccactacactctaaccactacactctaaccactacactctaaccactgggatacgctaccacccctacactctaaccactacactctaaccactacactctaaccactacactctaaccactgggatacgctaccacccctacactctaaccactacactctaaccactacactctaaccactacactctaaccactacactctaaccactgggatacgctaccacccctagactctaaccactacactctaaccactacactctaaccactacactctaaccactgggatacgctaccacccctacactttaaccactacactctaaccactacactcactctaaccactacactctaaccactgggatacgctaccacccctacactctaaccactacactctaaccactacactctaaccactacactctaaccactgggatacgctaccacccctagactctaaccactacactctaaccactacactctaaccactgggatacgctaccacccctacactctaaccactacactctaaccactacactctaaccactacactctaaccactacactctaaccactgcactctaaccactacactctaaccactacactctaaccactacactctaaccactacactctaaccactgcacTTTAAccactgcactctaaccactgcactctaaccactacactctaaccactacactctaaccactgggatacgctaccacccctacactctaaccactacactctaaccactgggatacgctgccgcccctagactctaaccactgggatacgctaccacccctagactctaaccactacactctaaccactacactctaaccactacactctaaccactacactctaaccactgggatacgctaccacccctaGACTCTAACcattacactctaaccactacactctaaccactgggatacgctgccgcccctacactctaaccactacactctaaccactacactctaaccactacactctaaccactgggatacgctaccacccctacactctaaccactacactctaaccactacactctaaccactacactctaaccactgggatacgctaccacccctacactctaaccactacactctaaccactacactctaaccactacactctaaccactacactctaaccactacactctaaccactgggatacgctaccacccctacactctaaccactacactctaaccaatacactctaaccactacactctaaccactaacactctaaccactacactctaaccactacactctaaccactacactctaaccactacactctaaccactgggatacgctaccacccctacactctaaccactacactctaaccaatacactctaaccactacactctaaccaatacactctaaccactacactctaaccactacactctaaccaatacactctaaccactacactctaaccactacactctaaccactacactctaaccactgggatacgctaccacccctacactctaaccactacactctaaccactacactctaaccactacactctaaccactacactctaaccactgggatacgctgccgcccctacactctaaccactacactctaaccaatacactctaaccactacactctaaccactacactctaaccactacactctaaccactgggatacgctaccacccctacactctaaccactacactctaaccactacactctaaccactacactctaaccactgggatacgctaccacccctacacccctaaccactctaaccactaaccactacactctaaccactacactctaaccactacactctaaccactacactctaaccactacactctaaccactacactctaacccctacactctaaccactacactctaaccactacactctaaccactacactctaaccactacactctaaccactacactctaaccactgggatacgctgccgcccctacactctaaccactacactctaaccactacactctaaccactacactctaaccactgggatacgctaccacccctacactctaaccactacactctaaccactacactctaaccactacactctaaccactacactctaaccactgggatacgctaccacccctacactctaaccactacactctaacccctacactctaaccactacactctaaccactacactctaaccactacactctaaccactacactctaaccactgggatacgctgccgccccattggTGGATGGTGACATTTGGTAACAGAATACTGCTGGAGGCAACTTGCTGAGTGAATTTGTGCGTTCAAGTGTGTGCTTTCACTTAAAgactaggaacacacacacacacacacacacacacacacacacacacacacacacacacacacacacacacacacacacacacacacacacacacacacacacacacacacacacacacacacacacacacacacacacagtgtgtgtaaGAGCGCCTAAAGCTAGGCGGTGAAGTGTATCAGAGGTCAAatcttattttatttgtcacatgcttggtaaacaacaggtgtagactaccaGTGAAATGTTCACTTACTgggggggggtaccagtaccttgCCTGAAGGGAAGAGCTGAACCTCTTTCctgagaaatagagaggagagggagagaaaaaaataggtgtgaacccagctagcacattttgTACCTTGGAAGTTTTGGGAACGTacgtttttggtttcccattggttctgggaatgaAGCCATACGTTTTCTGACCGGTAAAACGGAAcgttttttaaatgttctgagaACGGAAGTGAAAAAAATGTAGAAATCACACCGCTATCTGCTGCTTGATAAAATTTAAAAAGTTCGCTTAATTTCAGTTTGACAAAAGAAgcatagtgtatagtgtagagaTTCATTGTACCATCCAAACTGCTGTGGGGTATATTTTCAATAACACCCCTCAAAAAACCAAAtctgctgtttgaagctggtgtgcaaaactgaaagtaTAAGACGCAAAAACTAAACATAACGTGTggtaacagacagtcactgtggcTGGGTGGTAACATGTAGAGACAGTCACTGTAGCTGGGTggtaacagacagtcactgtggcTGGGTGGTAACATGTAGAGACAGTCACTGTAGCTGGGTggtaacagacagtcactgtggctgggtggtaacatgtagagacagtcactgtggctgggtggtaacagacagtcactgtggctgggtggtaacagacagtcactgtggctgggtggtaacagacagtcactgtggctgggtggtaacagacagtcactgtggctgggtggtaacagacagtcactgtggctgggtggtaacagacagtcactgtggctgggtggtaacagacagtcactgtggctgggtggtaacagacagtcactgtggctgggtggtaacagacagtcactgtggctgggtggtaacagacagtcactgtggctgggtggtaacagacagtcactgtggcTGGGTGGTAACAGAGAGTCACTGTGGCTGGGTGGTAATAGACAGTCACTGTGGCTGGGTGGTAACATGTAGAGACAGTCACTGTAGCTGGGTggtaacagacagtcactgtggcTGGGTGGTAACATGTAGAGACAGTCACTGTGGCTGGGTGGTAACATGTAGAGACTGTCACTGTGGCTGGGTGGTAACATGTAGAGACAGTCACTGTGGTTGGGTGGTAACATGTAGAGACAGTCACTGTGGCTGGGTGGTAACATGTAGAGACAGTCACTGTGGTTGGGTGGTAACATGTAGAGACCGTCACTGTGGTTGGGTggtaacagacagtcactgtggcTGGGTGGTAACATGTAGAGACAGTCACTGTGGCTGGGTGGTAACATGTAGAGACTGTCACTGTGGCTGGGTGGTAACATGTAGAGACAGTCACTGTGGCTGGGTGGTAACATGTTGAGACAGTCACTGTGGTTGGGTGGTAACATGTAGAGACAGTCACTGTGGCTGGGTGGTAACATGTAGAGACAGTCACTGTGGCTGGGTGGTAACATGTAGAGACAGTCACTGTGGCTGGGTGGTAACATGTAGAGACAGTCACTGTGGCTGGGTGGTAACATGTAGAGACAGTCACTGTGGTTGGGTGGTAACATGTAGAGACAGTCACTGTGGATGGGTGGTAACATGTAGAGACAGTCACTGTGGATGGGTGGTAACATGTAGAGACCGTCACTGTGGTTGGGTGGTAACATGTAGAGACTGTCACTGTGGCTGGGTGGTAACATGTAGAGACTGTCACTGTGGCTGGGTGGTAACATGTAGAGACTGTCACTGTGGCTGGGTGGTAACATGTAGAGACCGTCACTGTGGCTGGGTGGTAACATGTAGAGACCGTCACTGTGGTTGGGTGGTAACATGTAGAGACCGTCACTGTGGTTGGGTGGTAACATGTAGAGACAGTCACTGTGGTTGGGTGGTAACATGTAGAGACAGTCACTGTGGCTGGGTGGTAACATGTAGAGACCGTCACTGTGGCTGGGTGGTAACATGTAGAGACAGTCACTGTGGCTGGGTGGTAACATGTAGAGACTGTCACTGTGGCTGGGTGGTAACATGTAGAGACTGTCACTGTGGCTGGGTGGTAACATGTAGAGACAGTCACTGTGGTTGGGTGGTAACATGTAGAGACAGTCACTGTGGTTGGGTGGTAACATGTAGAGACAGTCACTGTGGTTGGGTGGTAACATGTAGAGACAGTCACTGTGGTTGGGTGGTAACATGTAGAGACAGTCACTGTGGATGGGTGGTAACATGTAGAGACAGTCACTGTGGTTGGGTGGTAACATGTAGAGACAGTCACTGTGGTTGGGTGGTAACATGTAGAGACCGTCACTGTGGTTGGGTGGTAACATGTAGAGACAGTCACTGTGGTTGGGTGGTAAAATGTAGAGACAGTcactgtgacagacagacagacagacagacagacagacagacagacagacagacagacagacagacagacagacagacagacagacagacagacagacagacagacagacagacagacagacagacagacagacagacag
The window above is part of the Oncorhynchus gorbuscha isolate QuinsamMale2020 ecotype Even-year linkage group LG21, OgorEven_v1.0, whole genome shotgun sequence genome. Proteins encoded here:
- the LOC124008842 gene encoding early nodulin-75-like gives rise to the protein MLPPNHSDGLYMLPPNHSDCLYMLPPNHSDCLYMLPPIHSDCLYMLPPNHSDCLYMLPPNHSDCLYMLPPNHSDCLYMLPPNHSDCLYMLPPSHSDSLYMLPPSHSDSLYMLPPSHSDCLYMLPPSHSDGLYMLPPSHSDCLYMLPPNHSDCLYMLPPNHSDGLYMLPPNHSDGLYMLPPSHSDGLYMLPPSHSDSLYMLPPSHSDSLYMLPPSHSDSLYMLPPNHSDGLYMLPPIHSDCLYMLPPIHSDCLYMLPPNHSDCLYMLPPSHSDCLYMLPPSHSDCLYMLPPSHSDCLYMLPPSHSDCLYMLPPNHSDCLNMLPPSHSDCLYMLPPSHSDSLYMLPPSHSDCLYMLPPSHSDCLLPPNHSDGLYMLPPNHSDCLYMLPPSHSDCLYMLPPNHSDCLYMLPPSHSDSLYMLPPSHSDCLYMLPPSHSDCLLPPSYSDCLYMLPPSHSDCLLPPSHSDSLKEVQLFPSGKVLVPPPSK